A stretch of Geomonas oryzisoli DNA encodes these proteins:
- the murG gene encoding undecaprenyldiphospho-muramoylpentapeptide beta-N-acetylglucosaminyltransferase: MRLIIAGGGTGGHLFPGIAVAEEFLARGPENEVLFVGTERGIEARLLPKLGYKLELISASGMKGMGTVKKLMSAGRLLYGYSQSRKILKSFKPDLVLGVGGYASAPMLLAAKGMGIPRFVHEQNALPGLTNKVLSRVVDGVFISMEEAAAFFPKGITQMTGNPIRKEILWGFQEQRARTSGDTFSILVFGGSAGAQRINSAMLEALPHLEQAKPKLRITHQTGEKDVARVREGYQAQGVQAQVLSFIDNMSAAYGAADLVICRAGATTIAEVTACGKGCIFIPYPFAADDHQRKNAESLVNRDAGRMILEEDLTGEHLAAEILNLMAHPEQVAELEKNARSLAQLDAAQAIVAAMVLKD; encoded by the coding sequence ATGAGGTTGATCATCGCGGGAGGCGGCACCGGGGGGCATCTCTTCCCGGGGATAGCGGTAGCAGAAGAGTTCCTGGCTCGCGGGCCGGAGAACGAGGTTCTTTTCGTCGGCACCGAGCGGGGCATCGAAGCGCGCCTGTTGCCCAAGCTGGGCTACAAGCTGGAGCTGATCTCCGCCAGCGGCATGAAGGGAATGGGAACCGTCAAGAAGCTCATGAGCGCCGGGCGCCTTTTGTACGGCTACTCGCAGTCCAGGAAGATCCTGAAAAGCTTCAAGCCGGACCTGGTGCTTGGTGTCGGCGGCTACGCCTCCGCACCGATGCTCCTCGCCGCCAAGGGCATGGGGATTCCGCGGTTCGTCCATGAACAAAATGCGCTGCCCGGCCTGACCAACAAGGTGTTGAGCCGCGTCGTGGACGGGGTCTTCATCTCCATGGAAGAGGCCGCGGCCTTCTTCCCGAAGGGGATTACCCAGATGACCGGCAATCCGATCCGCAAGGAGATCCTCTGGGGCTTTCAGGAGCAGCGGGCGAGAACGAGCGGAGACACCTTCAGCATCCTGGTCTTCGGCGGCAGCGCCGGCGCGCAGCGCATCAATTCCGCCATGCTGGAGGCGCTGCCCCACCTGGAGCAGGCTAAGCCGAAACTGCGCATCACCCACCAGACCGGCGAGAAGGACGTGGCGCGGGTGCGCGAGGGATATCAGGCCCAGGGGGTTCAGGCGCAGGTGCTTTCCTTCATCGACAACATGTCCGCGGCCTACGGTGCCGCCGACCTGGTGATCTGCAGGGCCGGCGCGACCACCATTGCCGAAGTGACCGCCTGCGGCAAGGGGTGCATCTTCATCCCGTATCCGTTTGCAGCCGACGACCACCAGAGGAAGAACGCCGAGTCGCTGGTGAACCGTGATGCCGGGCGGATGATTCTCGAAGAGGATCTGACCGGCGAGCATCTGGCAGCCGAGATCCTGAACCTGATGGCGCATCCCGAGCAGGTGGCCGAACTGGAGAAGAACGCCAGGTCCCTGGCCCAGCTCGACGCCGCCCAGGCCATCGTCGCGGCAATGGTTTTGAAAGACTGA
- the ftsW gene encoding putative lipid II flippase FtsW, which translates to MIVLMMAVILTCFGVVMVYSASSVMAAKKFHDGFFFLKRQSLYALIGFIGMGLAMHVDYHVWKKWAVPLFLGTFFLLLLVFVPGIGGTAKGASRWIRLPGFNFQPSELAKVALIMYMAYSLEKRQEKLKQFTSGFLPYMLILGVFIAVLLAQHDMGAALTMLVVAIVMLFAAGTKVQYILGMGLVALPGVCYLVFTKAYRMRRITAFLDPWQDPTDAGFQIIQSWLALGTGGFFGQGLGEGKQKLFYLPEAHTDFILSVLGEEMGFIGVIVIASMFLLLVQRSIRVAIAAEDSFGRFLAFGIASLLGLEAFINMSVVTGLLPTKGIALPFLSYGGSSLIISLCAVGVLLNVSTRMRGTP; encoded by the coding sequence ATGATCGTGCTTATGATGGCGGTGATCCTCACCTGTTTCGGTGTGGTCATGGTCTACTCCGCGTCCTCCGTCATGGCGGCCAAGAAGTTCCACGACGGCTTCTTCTTCCTGAAACGGCAGTCCCTGTACGCCCTGATCGGCTTCATCGGCATGGGGCTCGCCATGCACGTCGACTACCACGTCTGGAAAAAGTGGGCCGTGCCGCTCTTTTTGGGGACGTTCTTCCTGCTCCTCCTGGTGTTCGTGCCCGGCATCGGCGGGACCGCCAAGGGCGCCTCGCGCTGGATCCGCCTTCCCGGCTTCAACTTCCAGCCCTCCGAGTTGGCCAAGGTGGCGCTGATCATGTACATGGCCTACTCCCTGGAGAAGCGGCAGGAGAAACTCAAGCAGTTCACCTCGGGGTTCCTCCCCTACATGCTGATCCTCGGGGTGTTCATCGCGGTGCTCCTGGCCCAGCACGACATGGGGGCGGCGCTCACCATGCTGGTGGTGGCCATCGTCATGCTCTTCGCCGCCGGCACCAAGGTGCAGTACATCCTGGGCATGGGGCTCGTCGCCCTCCCCGGGGTCTGTTACCTGGTCTTCACCAAGGCCTACCGCATGCGGCGCATCACGGCCTTTCTGGATCCCTGGCAGGACCCAACCGACGCGGGGTTCCAGATCATCCAGTCCTGGCTGGCGCTCGGAACCGGCGGTTTCTTCGGGCAGGGGCTCGGGGAAGGGAAGCAGAAACTGTTCTATCTGCCGGAAGCGCATACCGACTTCATCCTTTCCGTGCTCGGTGAGGAGATGGGGTTCATCGGGGTGATCGTGATCGCCTCGATGTTCCTGTTACTGGTGCAAAGAAGCATCCGGGTGGCCATTGCCGCCGAGGACAGCTTCGGCCGCTTCCTCGCCTTCGGCATCGCGTCGCTGCTCGGCCTGGAGGCCTTCATCAACATGTCGGTCGTCACGGGACTGCTCCCCACCAAAGGGATCGCGCTCCCGTTTTTGAGCTACGGCGGCAGCTCGCTGATCATTTCGCTTTGCGCGGTAGGCGTGCTTCTCAACGTCTCCACCAGGATGAGGGGGACGCCATGA
- the mraY gene encoding phospho-N-acetylmuramoyl-pentapeptide-transferase — protein sequence MLYHLLYPLASDYKLFNVFKYLTFRTIYAMITALVLSFIVGPWLVRKLEGLQARQVIRTDGPESHLKKQGTPTMGGVLILVCIIVPTLLWADLKNVFIWLTLLIIGGYGVLGFVDDYKKVVEKNPKGLSPRQKMFWQVVLAGGVGIFLYYLPGFSTELYFPFFKRLHPELGILFIPFVTLVIVGASNAVNLTDGLDGLAIGPVAINAATYMLFCYIAGNARLSGYLQIPYVPGGGELAVLCGAMVGAGLGFLWYNSYPAEVFMGDVGSLSLGGGLGTLAVLTKQEILLVIVGGVFVVEALSVIFQVGSYKYRGKRIFRMAPIHHHFELKGVAEPKIIVRFWIITIILALVAISTLKMR from the coding sequence ATGCTGTACCATCTTTTGTATCCGCTCGCCTCGGACTACAAGCTTTTCAACGTCTTCAAGTATCTGACCTTCCGTACCATCTACGCGATGATCACGGCGCTGGTGCTTTCCTTCATCGTGGGGCCCTGGCTGGTCAGGAAGCTGGAGGGGCTGCAGGCGCGCCAGGTGATCCGCACCGACGGACCCGAGTCGCACCTGAAGAAGCAGGGGACCCCCACCATGGGCGGGGTGCTGATCCTGGTTTGCATCATCGTGCCGACCCTTTTGTGGGCCGACCTGAAGAACGTCTTCATCTGGCTCACCCTGCTCATCATCGGCGGTTACGGCGTCCTGGGCTTCGTGGACGACTACAAGAAGGTGGTGGAGAAGAACCCCAAAGGGCTCTCGCCGCGCCAGAAGATGTTCTGGCAGGTGGTGCTGGCCGGCGGTGTCGGCATCTTCCTCTACTATCTTCCCGGTTTCTCCACCGAGCTGTACTTCCCGTTCTTCAAGAGGCTGCACCCGGAGCTGGGCATCCTCTTCATCCCGTTCGTGACCCTGGTCATCGTGGGTGCGAGCAACGCGGTGAACCTGACCGACGGCCTGGACGGACTCGCCATCGGGCCGGTGGCCATCAACGCGGCCACCTACATGCTGTTCTGCTACATCGCCGGTAACGCGAGGCTCTCCGGCTATCTGCAGATCCCCTACGTCCCCGGAGGCGGCGAGTTGGCCGTCCTGTGCGGCGCGATGGTCGGTGCCGGGCTTGGTTTTCTCTGGTACAACAGCTACCCGGCCGAAGTCTTCATGGGGGACGTCGGCTCCCTGTCGTTGGGTGGCGGGCTGGGTACCCTGGCCGTGCTGACCAAGCAGGAGATCCTTCTGGTCATCGTAGGTGGCGTCTTCGTCGTGGAGGCGCTTTCGGTCATTTTCCAGGTGGGCTCGTACAAGTACCGTGGCAAGCGGATCTTCAGGATGGCGCCCATTCATCATCATTTTGAATTGAAGGGGGTGGCCGAGCCGAAGATCATCGTCCGGTTCTGGATCATCACCATCATCCTCGCGCTGGTCGCCATCTCGACCCTGAAGATGCGCTAG
- the murB gene encoding UDP-N-acetylmuramate dehydrogenase, producing the protein MKGAVLWDEPMSRHTSLRVGGPADLYLEPADHEDLERALEQIRSKGVPYLVVGGGYNLLVRDGGIRGCVVSLKGFDTLEPLPGARLDVGAGVTNQALTRYAAQQCLGGVEFLSAIPGSFGGALTMNAGAHGGETMQRVEVLTTLRETGVLVRKRDELDYGYRFLKLEPGEIILGARLRLEPVERRLIEESIQEYIAKRGGQRVGFPNAGSFFKNPAGASAWRLIDEAGLRGWMIGGAQVSEVHTNFLVNKGGALAADFLALAELIKSRVKETSGVELEEEVRIVGEG; encoded by the coding sequence ATGAAGGGAGCCGTCCTGTGGGACGAGCCCATGTCCCGGCACACCTCGCTCAGGGTGGGCGGACCGGCGGATCTTTACCTGGAACCGGCGGACCACGAAGACCTGGAGCGGGCCTTGGAGCAGATCCGATCGAAAGGGGTCCCGTACCTGGTCGTTGGCGGCGGCTACAACCTGCTGGTCCGCGACGGCGGCATCAGGGGATGCGTAGTTTCCCTGAAAGGATTCGACACCCTGGAGCCGTTACCGGGGGCGCGACTCGACGTCGGCGCCGGAGTCACCAATCAGGCCCTCACCCGCTACGCGGCGCAGCAGTGCCTGGGAGGTGTCGAATTCCTGAGCGCCATCCCCGGGAGTTTCGGCGGCGCGCTGACCATGAATGCCGGCGCCCACGGCGGCGAGACCATGCAGCGGGTCGAAGTGCTGACCACGCTGCGGGAAACCGGGGTGCTGGTCAGGAAGCGGGATGAATTGGATTACGGTTACCGTTTCCTGAAGCTGGAGCCGGGCGAGATCATCCTTGGAGCGCGGCTGAGACTGGAGCCGGTCGAGCGTCGCCTGATCGAGGAGAGCATCCAGGAGTACATCGCCAAGCGCGGCGGACAGCGGGTCGGTTTCCCCAATGCGGGTTCCTTCTTCAAGAACCCCGCCGGAGCGAGCGCCTGGCGGTTGATAGACGAAGCCGGGCTGCGGGGCTGGATGATCGGAGGTGCACAGGTGTCCGAGGTGCACACCAACTTCCTGGTGAACAAGGGCGGCGCCCTGGCCGCGGACTTCCTGGCCCTCGCGGAGCTGATCAAGTCGCGGGTGAAGGAGACCTCCGGTGTCGAGCTTGAGGAAGAAGTAAGGATAGTCGGCGAAGGATAG
- the murD gene encoding UDP-N-acetylmuramoyl-L-alanine--D-glutamate ligase, which yields MELKDKKILVVGLAKTGVAVTRFLAERGALVTVTDMRDDEALADVLAELADLDLCLELGRHVPYSFLMADLIVVSPGVPMDIKPLEMARAQKRRVVSEVELASWFIEAPMVAITGTNGKTTTTTLTGEIFKGCGFDTFVGGNIGNPLIELAMSGERVERVVVELSSFQLEGIESFRPHVAVLLNLTEDHLDRYHSFQEYIDAKLRIFENQGPEDFAVLNVDDPLVAACATKLKARLFPMSRFHELEEGISYRDGFITFAHDGKVLRFGTDGFKLKGVHNLDNIMASMASTLLMRCDGDCAYASVKEFKGLPHRMEFVEEVNGVAYYEDSKGTNVGSVVKSLESFESGITLIAGGKDKGGSYEPLAKLVSERVSHLVLIGEARERMHQALGDLTDTRFADTLEEAVDTARRLTRPGGVVLFSPACSSFDMFKNYEERAERFKAAVRAAKEAEGK from the coding sequence ATGGAATTAAAGGACAAGAAAATACTGGTGGTAGGGCTGGCGAAGACCGGCGTCGCCGTGACCCGCTTCCTGGCGGAGCGTGGTGCCCTGGTCACCGTTACCGACATGCGTGACGACGAGGCCCTTGCCGACGTCCTGGCCGAGCTTGCCGACCTGGACCTCTGCCTGGAGCTCGGCCGCCACGTCCCCTACAGCTTCCTGATGGCCGACCTGATCGTGGTCTCCCCCGGCGTCCCGATGGACATCAAGCCGCTGGAGATGGCGCGCGCCCAGAAGCGCCGCGTGGTCTCCGAGGTGGAACTCGCCTCCTGGTTCATCGAGGCCCCCATGGTCGCCATCACCGGCACCAACGGCAAGACCACCACGACCACCCTGACCGGTGAGATCTTCAAGGGGTGCGGTTTCGACACCTTCGTCGGCGGCAACATCGGCAATCCCCTCATCGAGCTCGCCATGAGCGGTGAGCGGGTCGAGCGCGTCGTGGTCGAGCTTTCCTCCTTCCAGCTGGAAGGGATCGAGAGCTTCCGCCCGCACGTAGCCGTGCTCCTGAACCTGACCGAGGACCACCTGGACCGCTACCACAGCTTCCAGGAGTACATCGACGCTAAGCTGCGCATCTTCGAGAACCAGGGGCCGGAAGACTTCGCGGTCCTGAACGTCGACGACCCGCTGGTGGCCGCCTGCGCCACCAAGCTGAAGGCGCGCCTGTTCCCCATGAGCCGCTTCCACGAGCTCGAGGAGGGGATCAGCTACCGCGACGGTTTCATCACCTTCGCCCACGACGGCAAGGTGCTCCGCTTCGGCACCGACGGTTTCAAGCTCAAAGGGGTGCACAACCTGGACAACATCATGGCCAGCATGGCGTCCACCCTGCTCATGCGCTGCGACGGCGACTGCGCCTACGCGTCGGTAAAGGAGTTCAAGGGGCTGCCGCACCGCATGGAGTTCGTCGAGGAAGTGAACGGCGTCGCCTACTACGAGGACAGCAAGGGGACCAACGTCGGCAGCGTCGTGAAGTCCCTGGAAAGCTTCGAGTCCGGCATCACCTTGATCGCGGGAGGCAAGGACAAGGGTGGCTCCTACGAGCCGCTGGCCAAACTCGTCTCCGAGCGGGTGAGCCACCTGGTCCTGATCGGCGAGGCGCGCGAGCGCATGCACCAGGCGCTGGGCGATCTCACCGACACCCGTTTCGCCGACACCCTTGAGGAGGCGGTCGACACCGCCCGCAGGCTGACGCGGCCCGGCGGCGTGGTCCTCTTCTCGCCGGCCTGCTCCAGCTTCGACATGTTCAAGAATTACGAGGAGCGCGCCGAGCGCTTCAAGGCGGCGGTACGCGCGGCCAAGGAGGCGGAAGGGAAGTGA
- a CDS encoding cell division protein FtsQ/DivIB — protein MRDLHAKKQRVPHNRVKKAPKERKPINWGPILKWLSRGIGASAICAVAGFGGWKAYGVISHTTLLRLETIEVSPLKRVSRDEIITLAGVRPGDSMLGLDLKTIMARLSKDPWLEQVQVRRYFPHTLSITASERTPQAVANVGCLYYLDEKGVLFKSLSEGDRLDFPLITGITEEDLSQDPKGCQEALKSALQLIGTLRSGSVFSLADISEIHYSKGYGFTLFTMQGGVPVKLGNGEFSQKLARLSDIYRDLKPQMHALDYIDLDYIDKIIVKKV, from the coding sequence ATGCGCGATCTACACGCTAAAAAACAGAGGGTGCCCCACAACAGGGTCAAGAAGGCGCCCAAAGAGCGCAAGCCGATCAACTGGGGGCCGATACTGAAGTGGCTCTCCCGGGGAATCGGCGCCTCTGCCATCTGCGCCGTCGCCGGTTTCGGCGGCTGGAAGGCCTATGGCGTGATCTCGCACACCACGCTGCTCCGTCTGGAAACCATCGAAGTATCGCCGCTGAAGAGGGTTTCGCGGGACGAGATCATCACCCTGGCCGGTGTCCGCCCCGGCGACTCCATGCTGGGACTCGACCTGAAAACCATCATGGCGCGGCTTTCCAAGGATCCCTGGCTGGAACAGGTCCAGGTGCGTCGCTACTTCCCGCACACCCTTTCCATCACCGCTTCGGAAAGGACGCCGCAGGCCGTGGCCAACGTCGGCTGCCTCTACTACCTGGACGAGAAAGGCGTGCTGTTCAAGTCCCTCTCCGAGGGGGACAGGCTCGACTTCCCGCTCATCACCGGCATCACCGAGGAGGACCTGAGCCAGGACCCGAAGGGATGCCAGGAGGCCCTGAAGAGCGCGCTGCAACTGATCGGCACTCTCAGGTCGGGCAGCGTGTTCAGCCTGGCGGATATCTCGGAGATTCATTACAGCAAGGGGTACGGCTTCACGCTGTTCACCATGCAGGGGGGCGTTCCGGTGAAACTGGGTAACGGCGAGTTCAGCCAGAAGCTCGCGCGCCTGTCCGACATCTACCGCGACCTCAAGCCGCAGATGCACGCTTTGGATTACATAGACCTCGATTACATCGACAAAATCATAGTGAAAAAAGTGTAG
- the ftsA gene encoding cell division protein FtsA, translating to MSATRRDNLIVGLDIGTTKICAIVGNVTEDGIDIVGIGTSPSKGLRKGVVINIESTVSAIKKAIEEAELMAGCEIKSVYAGIAGGHIKGFNSQGVIAIKNREVSPEDVKRVIEAAKAIAIPMDREVIHILPQEFIIDDQDGIREPLGMSGVRLEAKVHIVTGAVASAQNIVKSCNRAGLEVADIVLEQLSSSEAVLSADEKELGVALVDIGGGTTDIAIFVDGAIKHTSVLSLGGNHLTNDIAVGLRTPMAEAERIKQKYGCCLSSLVGKDETIEVPSVGGRKPRVLSRQLLCEILEPRVEEIFTLVNREIVKSGLEDMIASGVVITGGSTILEGMPELAEQIFNLPVRRGLPQRIGGLTDVVNSPVYATGVGLVVYGSKNVGVHEFPTQQSDETVFRRVSRRMKDWFGEFF from the coding sequence ATGTCCGCAACCAGAAGGGATAACCTGATCGTCGGCCTTGATATAGGCACAACCAAGATCTGCGCCATCGTCGGCAACGTCACCGAAGACGGCATCGACATCGTCGGGATCGGTACCAGCCCGTCCAAGGGGCTCAGAAAAGGTGTCGTGATCAACATCGAGAGCACCGTCTCCGCGATCAAGAAGGCGATCGAGGAGGCCGAGTTGATGGCCGGCTGCGAGATCAAGTCGGTCTACGCCGGCATCGCGGGCGGGCACATCAAGGGCTTCAACTCCCAGGGTGTCATCGCCATCAAGAACCGCGAGGTTTCCCCCGAGGACGTGAAGCGCGTGATCGAGGCCGCCAAGGCCATCGCCATCCCCATGGACCGCGAAGTGATCCACATCCTCCCCCAGGAATTCATCATCGACGACCAGGACGGCATCCGCGAGCCGCTGGGGATGAGCGGCGTCAGGCTGGAGGCGAAGGTGCACATCGTCACCGGAGCCGTCGCCAGCGCGCAGAACATCGTCAAGTCCTGCAACCGTGCCGGGCTCGAGGTCGCCGACATCGTCCTCGAACAGCTCTCCTCCTCCGAGGCCGTGCTCTCCGCCGACGAGAAGGAACTGGGTGTAGCGCTGGTCGACATCGGCGGCGGCACCACCGACATCGCCATCTTCGTGGACGGCGCCATCAAGCACACCTCCGTGCTCTCCCTGGGCGGCAACCACCTGACCAACGACATCGCCGTCGGCCTCAGGACCCCCATGGCCGAAGCCGAGCGCATCAAACAGAAGTACGGCTGCTGCCTCTCCTCCCTTGTCGGCAAGGACGAGACCATCGAGGTGCCCAGCGTCGGCGGCCGCAAGCCGCGCGTCCTCTCCCGCCAGCTCCTCTGTGAAATCCTCGAGCCGCGCGTCGAAGAGATCTTCACCCTGGTGAACCGCGAGATCGTGAAGAGCGGCCTCGAGGACATGATCGCCTCCGGCGTGGTCATCACCGGCGGTTCCACCATCCTGGAAGGGATGCCGGAACTTGCCGAGCAGATCTTCAATCTCCCGGTGCGCCGCGGCCTGCCGCAGCGGATCGGCGGCCTCACCGACGTAGTCAATTCGCCGGTTTACGCGACCGGCGTCGGCCTGGTGGTGTACGGATCCAAGAACGTGGGGGTACACGAGTTCCCGACCCAGCAAAGTGACGAAACCGTCTTCCGTCGGGTAAGCCGCAGGATGAAGGATTGGTTCGGCGAGTTCTTCTAA
- the murC gene encoding UDP-N-acetylmuramate--L-alanine ligase, whose protein sequence is MYGKIERIHFVGIGGIGMSGIAEVLLNLGYKVSGSDLRSSDTTQRLESLGGEIFIGHAAENVAQADVVVISSAVHEDNPEVIEAHLKLIPVIPRAEMLAELMRMKYGVAVAGTHGKTTTTSMVATLLAKGGIDPTMVIGGRLNSLGTNARLGQGQFLVAEADESDGSFLLLSPTIAVVTNIDADHLDFYSGIEEIKDTFVEFINKVPFYGLAVLCLDNGNIADILPRVKKRFTSYGLSAQADFRATDVRLSGFSTSFVAHHKGVRLGEITFSMPGAHNVLNALAAIAVAMELDIPFETIQEGFKAFGGVGRRFSLKGEVNGIMVVDDYGHHPTEIKATLAAAKAGFAENRLVVVFQPHRYSRTKELFEDFVKAFHDADVLILTDIYAAGEAPIEGITAESLAARVRRHGQKDVTWIPERDKLCEHLERVLAPGDILLTLGAGNVWQVGETMLERLKGTATK, encoded by the coding sequence GTGTACGGAAAGATAGAGCGGATACATTTCGTCGGCATCGGCGGCATCGGCATGAGCGGGATCGCGGAGGTGCTGCTTAACCTGGGTTACAAGGTCTCCGGTTCCGACCTCAGGAGCTCGGATACGACCCAGCGCCTGGAAAGCCTGGGGGGCGAGATCTTCATCGGTCACGCCGCCGAAAACGTGGCCCAGGCCGACGTGGTGGTCATCTCCAGCGCCGTCCACGAAGACAACCCCGAGGTGATCGAGGCGCACCTGAAGCTGATCCCGGTGATCCCGCGCGCCGAGATGCTGGCCGAACTGATGCGCATGAAGTACGGCGTCGCGGTCGCCGGCACCCACGGCAAGACCACCACCACTTCCATGGTGGCGACGCTCCTCGCCAAGGGTGGCATCGATCCCACTATGGTCATCGGCGGCAGGCTGAACTCGCTTGGCACCAACGCGCGTCTTGGCCAGGGGCAGTTCCTGGTGGCCGAGGCGGACGAGTCCGACGGCTCCTTCCTGCTCCTCTCGCCGACCATCGCGGTGGTGACCAACATCGACGCCGACCACCTCGACTTCTACAGCGGCATCGAGGAGATCAAGGACACCTTCGTCGAGTTCATCAACAAGGTTCCCTTCTACGGCCTGGCCGTACTCTGCCTGGATAACGGCAACATCGCCGATATCCTGCCCAGGGTGAAGAAGCGCTTCACCAGCTACGGCCTCTCGGCCCAGGCGGACTTCCGCGCCACCGACGTGCGCCTTTCCGGGTTCTCCACCAGCTTCGTGGCCCACCATAAGGGCGTCAGGCTGGGCGAGATCACCTTCTCCATGCCCGGCGCGCACAACGTGCTGAACGCGCTGGCCGCCATCGCGGTCGCCATGGAGTTGGACATCCCGTTCGAGACCATCCAGGAAGGGTTCAAGGCCTTCGGCGGTGTCGGGCGCCGCTTCTCCCTCAAAGGGGAAGTGAACGGCATCATGGTGGTCGACGACTACGGCCACCACCCGACCGAGATCAAGGCGACCCTGGCCGCGGCCAAGGCCGGCTTCGCGGAAAACCGCCTGGTGGTCGTGTTCCAGCCGCACCGTTACTCGCGCACCAAGGAACTGTTCGAGGACTTCGTCAAGGCGTTCCACGATGCGGACGTTCTGATCCTCACCGACATCTACGCGGCAGGGGAGGCTCCCATCGAGGGAATCACCGCCGAGTCGCTGGCGGCACGGGTGAGAAGGCACGGCCAGAAGGACGTCACCTGGATCCCGGAACGCGACAAGCTCTGCGAGCACCTGGAGCGCGTCTTGGCCCCGGGCGACATCCTGCTCACCTTGGGCGCCGGAAACGTCTGGCAGGTGGGTGAAACAATGCTGGAGCGCCTGAAGGGGACGGCAACCAAGTGA
- a CDS encoding D-alanine--D-alanine ligase, protein MTVADLKTKKIAVLMGGLSAEREVSLNSGKAVLASLQRQGFNAVGIDVGRDLAQRLAEEKVELAFIALHGRFGEDGSVQGLLELMAIPYTGSGVLASALAIDKIAAKVMFASAGLKLAPYQVLRRGEELKLENPLPVVVKPSKEGSSVGVSIVKQPDQMAKALEDAFRYDSEILIEAFISGKEVQVGILDGRAMGAIEIVPKNEFYDYEAKYTDGGAEHILPARLPENVYQAVLKEGEKAHAALGCDCYSRVDFLVNEAGECYLLEVNTLPGMTDLSLLPEIARGSGIDFDQLVVRIISAASLKI, encoded by the coding sequence ATGACGGTAGCTGACCTGAAAACCAAGAAGATCGCCGTGCTGATGGGGGGGCTGTCCGCCGAGCGCGAGGTGTCCCTGAACAGCGGCAAGGCCGTGCTGGCCTCCCTGCAGCGCCAGGGCTTTAACGCCGTCGGCATCGACGTCGGCCGCGACCTCGCCCAGCGCCTGGCCGAGGAGAAGGTGGAGCTTGCCTTCATCGCCCTGCACGGCCGCTTCGGCGAAGACGGTTCGGTCCAGGGGCTCCTGGAGCTGATGGCGATCCCCTACACCGGTTCCGGCGTGCTCGCCTCTGCGCTTGCCATCGACAAAATCGCCGCCAAGGTGATGTTCGCCTCGGCCGGCCTGAAGCTCGCCCCTTACCAGGTGCTGCGCCGCGGCGAGGAATTGAAGCTCGAGAACCCGCTGCCGGTGGTGGTGAAGCCTTCCAAGGAAGGTTCCTCGGTCGGCGTCAGCATCGTGAAGCAACCGGACCAGATGGCAAAGGCGCTCGAAGATGCATTCCGCTACGATTCCGAGATCCTGATTGAAGCCTTCATCAGCGGCAAGGAAGTTCAGGTCGGCATCCTGGACGGCCGCGCCATGGGCGCGATCGAGATCGTTCCGAAGAACGAGTTCTACGACTACGAGGCGAAGTACACCGACGGCGGCGCCGAGCACATCCTCCCCGCTCGCCTGCCGGAGAACGTGTACCAGGCGGTCCTGAAGGAAGGCGAGAAGGCGCACGCGGCGCTGGGGTGCGACTGCTACAGCCGTGTCGACTTCCTGGTCAACGAGGCGGGCGAGTGCTATCTGCTCGAGGTGAACACCCTGCCGGGAATGACCGACCTGAGTCTGCTTCCGGAGATCGCCCGCGGCTCGGGCATCGATTTCGATCAACTGGTGGTGCGCATCATCTCTGCCGCATCGCTGAAGATCTGA